In Pseudomonadota bacterium, the sequence TCCCAATGTCTTGATATAAGCCCCGCCATGTATTCTCTGGTTTCCATGTCAGAGAAAACCTCTAAGTCATTAAAATCTCGAAGTACTATATCCTTTATCTCCTGCCTCTCTAATAAACTTTTCTCTGCTTCCGGCACCGATCTTCCTATTCCATAGTTACCCGGACTATCCGTGTCAAAGGCATAGTATTTTTTATCCTTATCCTTCCAGGGTTTAATACATTTTATGGGCATATCTCTCCTATCGCAAACTATTTAAATCATTAAAATAATATGGGTTTAATGGTCTAGTGGGTGGATAGATCTAGAATTGATAGTCTCCCGATATACTAGACCCTCACCTCTTCAATCTCGTTTCCAAGGAACCACTCTATTTTATCCTTAACTTTTAGGATCATCAGCCTGATTTTCCAATCCATCGGTTCGTTCTCTTGTTCCTCTAAATATTTAAGAGCATTTTCTAGGAGAGATAAACCATTATCTGTAATCCTATATTCTTTATCTTCCATAATATTAAACCTCTTTCTTATTGATATCAAATTTAGTTTTCACCCATTCAAATAATTCGTCTCGATCTTCTGAAGACAAACCTCCAACATACAAACTCATATGTATATAGTGCTTACCTTCATTGTGAATATCTTCTCCAGATGTCCACGTAAATCCTCCAGGTTTTATTTTATCTACCACTTAAACCATACTCCTTAATATCCTGTATCAAATCTACAAGTTTTTCATATTTAGATAATATCGCGATTCCCGCAAGGGATACGTTCGGGTCCCAAGATTCTTCTGCCTTCTTAATGGTCTCATAAAGATCTTTCTGGACCAGTTCTAAATAGACGCGATCTACGGGAGGCTTGGTGGGATAGGTGTGGGTGTGACTTGTTTTAAGGTAGTACTCCTCGTCAAACTGCCCATTCATGTAGGGTTCCACGGTTACACCTCATATATCGGACAAACTCTTTCGTTCGCAATCAGTACTTTTCTAAACCATTTAAACTCTTCGCCGTACCATACGTCCTGTAACAGTCCATCACATTTAAGAAGATTTTCTTCGTTTAATCTCCCTTCGCAGAAACTACAGGGCAATACGTCTCCTCTTACGTTTATATACGCACTAAACAGCGTAGACTCACACGGCTCAATACTCTGTTTCATCTGTTTCTTTATGATGTCGTATTTCGGATGTCTGTCCAAATACCGGAGAAACCGACCAGATGAGCAACTGTCGAACCCGAACCTGATCCAGTTATCGAGGCAATAACTTACTAGCGTATTAAACCTCTCTTGGCTCATCCGGGTGTAACCTTCTCCCCGGCCTTTCTTTTTAAGGGAAAGAAATACGATGGCATTTAAATCTTTGAGTCTAGGATCTGTTTCAATATCGTGGACGGTTTCTAGACAATTCGCGTAGGTCTCCTCCGCTACCAATTGGTGGATATTAACTTGTTTTAATCCTGCGGCAACCAATTTCTCGACAGCAGAGTAGCAAACATTTTTGTCGTCATATCTTGAAACGGCTATGGCTCCACAAACCTCCGCTAATTTAAAAACCCAGGCATCGGTTAATCCCCAGCCATTTATGGTAACGTTTGGTACTACATTATGATCTCTGCAATACCAAAATATTTCCAATAAGTCGGGATTCGCGTTCAGATCTCCAAGTCCAAAGGCAATTTGCAAAACTGAATTTGGCAATTTGTGGAATATGTTCCTGAAAGTCTCAAGACTCATATTCTCTCCAATACCTGTATTTGATTTATAGCAGTGAGAACATGGTTTTCCATTTATCCCATGACAGATGGTGGAGACCTCACAATCTATGAGTTCTGGCCCTATCGGTGAAAACTGAGGATCATCGTTCTTGTCTAGGCCCCATCTACTAAACTTTCCCGTAATATCATCAAAATCGTAGTTGTATGATGGTGTACGGACGGATTTAATGGACATTCGCGACCTACCTCGCTATTGTAAACTCATTGGTCAACTCAATTAATCTTTGATCCTTTAATTCTCTGGCACGTATTTTAATATTGATTAATGTATTTATTAACCTTGACACCATTTCATGATTAATCTCATACATCTCACATCCAGTACCAAATTCCTCTGTTTCTAAATACAATGGTTCTTCCTCATCTCTAAATTTTACAACAAAACTGGAAGAACTACTATTAGATACGAATCCGTCTCTAGTCTTCATGTTTTTATATACTCCTTCAATTCCGCATACGTCTTAAATTTTTCTTTAATCTCATCCTGCGCTATGTTGTAACTTACATTTCTAGATTTGAATATGTATTTTAAAACTTCTTCAGAGTCAAAAGCCAGAAGATTACATACGGGACACAAAGTAGATGGAACTTCTCCTTCCCATTCGTCTTTATCTTTTATTTCGTTTATTAAAACTTTAATTTCTGAGGACAAACAAAATTCATGGAATAAATGCTCGTTTTCACATCCAACCATATCAAAATCGGAGGGTCCTACCTCGAATCCCGCTTCTTCTTCACCACATATTGCGCACACAAACGAACTTGAACTTGAGTTCGACACAAATCCCAATCTAACTATCATAAATATTTCCCTCTTTAAAATCTTTTATGATTTTGGCTTCAACCATTTTGTTTAACATTTCTTCCAGTTTTTCTCTTTCTTCCTCGTATACTTCTAAGGATATTTCTACTCCTTTATATTTTACTATAAAAGAGGACGAACTAGAATTACTCACAAATCCTTGTCTAACCTTCATTATTGCAAATCTCCTCGATAATCTCGTCTACAGTTTTACCAGACTTCTTTAGCAGGTACTCCTTTAAAGAGTTTGCGCTTGCTCGGCAGAGTGGACAAAACTTCGACGCAACTCTTTGTGGATCAGGTTTTGTTTTCTTGAAAGAGAAATGTTCTCTACAAAGTAAGTGTCCTTTTTCGCACCTTAATAGATCTCCCATCGATGGTATCTCATCCCAATCCCATCCTTCTTCCATCTTTCCGCAAAGATTGCAGATAAAAGAACAGGAAGAAGAATTACTTACGAACCCAACTCTTTCTTTCATATTCGCTCCGCTTTCACCTATTATAAAAGTCAAATCTCCACTTAAATCTCTTGGACTCTCCGCCGTCGCGAAGGATATAATCGTAAATTTCTCCCAAGAGAGTTCCCTGCTCATCTCCGAACTGGACAGAATTTTCTCCTGGCGCGAGAGCTTTGGTCTTTTTCGGGGACCAATACATTCCTCTGGATTCTTCTAGTTCTTTTGCCTCTTGGCACATAAGAGAGATTACGTCTTCGAGAGTCTTGAGATTTATCTTCTCGTCCTTATGACTTTTCCGAAATTCTTTTCCCACAATTGGAGAATATTCTTCCTCATATTTCTTTATAAGACGTGAGTTTTCTTTTACGAACTCACAAAGATGGAGTCTCTCTTTAGTTTTATTCTCAATAATAAAACTGGTGGAGCTACTATTAGACACAAATCCAGATCTAGTAATCACGGCGATCACCTATGTATATCCTTCCGATTTCTATGGTTTTTAATTCTAAGTTTTCTAACCGAGTCAACGAAGATTCGAATTTATCATCCGATTCGCTGGTTATTGTAATCCGGACCTCTTTTAGATTCCCTCTGGCGTCATACTCTTCTAACCCATGCTCCTCAAATCTATTTGCCACCTTTTCAATCCAATTGGTCATCTCCTCTTTGAACCTGTTTATTAAATCAAATTTATCCGTTCCCTTTCCACTGATTATAAAGGAAGAAGATGACGAATTTGATACAAATCCAGATCTAGTAATCATTTTCTATTCTCCCAACCCATCAAGAATCCAAATACAGCAACAAAAACTATTCCTAATCCGAAACTCCAAGGTCTAAGATCAAATAATCCGTTAGGAGACGGAATTGCATCTCCTAGATAAATAACCCTTAAAATTAGGAATCCTACGACACCTATAATTAAGGCGACGACTTCGTTATTTTTCATCTTCCCTCCCATAACATATCAATAGCAACAGCATATTTCTTTCTCATTCTGTCCGCCGTCTCTGGCGGAAGTCCTCTCATTCGGCAGTCGCTTGAATTGTGCGCCACGTCTTCCCACTTTACGTTAACCGCTATTTTACCTGCGGCGAGGACTCTCTTAAGGTAGTCCACATACGGCTCGTTTTTAATATGAGTAAGAGCTACTAACGCACTCACTTCCTCTTCTGTCATATCTATTCTGTCTGTGATATCAGAGATGGTTATCTGCGGGCAATCTTCGAGTACATCATGAAGGACCGCAATCACTCTTTCGGGTTCGGTTTTCATTTGGAGCATTACATATAACGGATGAAGTATATAAGGAAGTCCAACTTTATCTAACTGCCCCACATGGCCCGCAACAGCGATCATAATCGCAATATCAAGTCTTGATGTTCCTTCGACGGGTTCTATTCTCGGCATACCTACACCTTGTCTCTACTACTATTTAATCCTGGCGGCACTAATATCTCATCACGTAAGGCAATCTTTTCTCAACAATTCCTTTTGCCGATTCTACGTCCCCTCTATAGATATGTAACGAATCGTTTTTATCTAATAATCTATATATTTTACAGTTGTTGGGTCCATACACGTATTTATTCATCATCCAGGTAATCGCGATTAGATTAGGTTGCCACGCATTAAATAGATCCCGAGACCTCCAATCTAAATGAAGATCCGCGAAGTTAACTTCGTTTTCCTCTCCGATCCAGCGGGACCATATGCGCTGCATGCAGGGTGAAGCGTTATTTACAACATCCGCTTCTGGCTCCCATGTAATCGCCTGAGACCTGTTAGAGGCAATCCTATTGTTTATCTGATCTTCTAGTTGGTCTCTTAATACTTTTAGTTGGTCTACGGTTTTATTTTCGCTTTTATATTGAACTATCCTTTCTATGTACAAATATGTAAACTTCTTTTCTTCGGGCCAATCGTTATATCCAGCGAGAAAATCAACATCAAATTCTCGTTTATATTGGTCAATAGATTTAAAAGAAAAATCTGGATGTAAAACTCCATTAGACATCTGATCTATAGCATTTCCCGTTAATTCTATTACTTGACAGGAGTCTTTTATATATTTAGGTTCCTCCACAGAACCGAATATAACATCCGTATTTGATTTTAAGACATTATTTATTGCGGTTAACCACGCTACATTAAAATCTCCCGATTTTACCATATACATTTTAGATAGCTTCATCCCATTCCTCATATTTAATAATAATTTTATTGATTTCTTCTTGCGTCCAAGGCGGTCTCTTGTATAATGAATCTACCAATATTACATCTTTTTCTCTAAAAATTGAAACAATCAGATTGTTTAGAATCAACTTGTGAGAAACAGACATTTTACACCTCTCTTTTGGTTCACCCCACAAAAGAAATAGACGAATTAAAAAGACTTAAGACGAATGACATAGCAATAAATATAAAAATTAAATACATGCTAAGGGCAAATACGTCAGCGCAAAATTCTCTTTTATTCGGAACTAATATACCCGCAATAAAACTTATGGAAGCGGACCCAGTAAACCATAGAGCCATTTTAATGCAAGAAAGTTCTAGAATCATCCGAATAACACTCCCATAAGCATTTCAAACAACCCTGTAACTATAAAAATCGCAGCAACAGCAACAGCGACGAGAAAATTAGACCTTTGGTGTAAAAATATTGAAATCACATTAAAAATCATCCCAATCACTATTTGGATCATCCCAATCAAAACAAGATTCATATTAATTACCTCCTTATCATTTCCGATCTTTCAATCATCTTTCTTTCGCCAGAAGAAATCCATCTCTCAATTCCATAATACAGAGAAATTTTACCTAAATCGGCATCAATATCTTCTTGAGTCCAAGGTTTATTCATATAAATAGAATCTATTAAAATACCGACCTCATCACAAATTGAGATAACCATGTGGGAGGGAAATGTATCGCACACCGCAAGTATGGTCATGGCGCACGCTCCACCACTTTTAACCACTCTTTGGGATAAAATAAATATTGATTAGTATCTAGGACTTTAATGTATACGTCCTTCGAGTTCGGAGTTAAAATGTTGTTAACTCTAGCCCGCTTCCCTGCCAGACTATTTCCATCGAAATCTTCTCCTTTAATTATGAGAACTATATCGCAAACTTGGAAGGACATGGATTATGCTCCATATTTTGACAATTCGTCATCAATTGTCATTAAATCTCTCGCAATTGAAGATCTCTTTTGGAGAAGTTCCGATACCTCTTCAATGAAAAGGTATTCTCCTTTATCGAATATTTTTATTTTGCCTTTTTTCTCCTTTTTATTACTTCCATAAGATGTAATTATAAGAGTCGCATATTCGGCATCAGATCTAGATTTTAACCAACGGACCAGAACAAAATAGGGAAGAATCTTCCATAGAGAGCGATACAATTTTCACTCCTCCCCGTCGTCGTCATTCTCATAATACTCTTTATCGAAGTCTTTTGAATAAATTCCAGGCGACGCCATAATATCTCGTTCCTCGTCTACAAAATAAAATTGAATACCGACAAACTGCCATTTTCCGGGCATCACCCCTTCGGTTTGGCTCTTGAAAGACTCATACAATTCTTCTACGGTGATTCCTTTTCGCAGACGTTCCATGATTTCTTTCATGTTAGTACTTCCTTAACGCCGACAGCGCCCGCGAGAGGTCCATAGAAGCCCTTCTAACCGCACCAGATTCTTTGGGGCAGGACGGAATATGTGTATATTCCTTTTCTCCAACAAAATACCTTACCGTTATTTTCTGTTCGTTCTGGAGTTCTTTTACCCGATCTAAGAATCTTTTAGCCTCTTCGACCGCCGTTTTTAGTTTCTTTTCATCCATAAATTAATCTCCTCTTAAATACTTCTCTCTATCTTCCGTCACCATCCAAGAAAAATCATCCTTGATAATTCCAGAATCTACTTTAGACTTATAGCCATTAAAATTAGGATCTCTGCACCCGTGATCGCTCATCTCAAAGGAGAAATTTGTATTAGCGCATCCCGATCTACTTCTTATTTCATTCCAGATGGATTTATCAAGGATAAAACCTCTAATAATTTCAAAAAATGATTCAAAATCAATATTAAGTTTAGCCGCCTCCCTCATATAACAAAGATGATACTCCCCATTTTTATTAGTAGCGATCTCCTTCGCCATTTTATCGATAAACCAACTTCGGATTTCTTTGGACATACCCTCTCCCTCCTCAATTACTACAAAAATGTCTTATGTGTGAACTGCAACGTTCGGCAAATACCGAAAATAATTCTCCGGCTTCTCTATTTATTACGTGTCCACATACGGGACACTTAAATTTAGAAAGGTCTTCTATGTAGTGCCACACATCTAACGCCATATTAAAGAATATGTGGGATTAGTATTAATAGTTTGCGAGGCAATTACTACAACCAATTATATCGCCTTCGAAAGACAACATATCAATCCTTTTGCACATCGGACACTCTTCTTCAACCCAAGAATAACATCCAATCTTTAAGCCTTCTAAAGGCTCAACAACGTGGCCTTCTTTGAATCTTGTAACATCTACGTCTCGCTGCCACAGAACCCTTATATCTATCCAATCGTAGAGGTCTAGCCCCGATTTCCAAGCTAACTTCTTGGCATCTCTCGCGGTCTTAGCGACAATAGAAAACCCCTCACATTCGTCCGGATCGGGTTTAACGAAATAACACTTAAGGGTCATTAAACACCACGTTCTGTAGTTGAAATTTAGGTTCCGTCCTGGTTATTACCAAGATCCCATTATATCTCTTCAAATCAGATTTAATTAAGATATTTGTATAATCTCGCAAGTCTAGTCTCATATCTTTTGGGTAGTCTCTTGGTATGTAGGAAATGTAGTCTCCCTCTGAGATTAATTCTTTTAACTCCTTTGGTGCATTGTTGAAGTTCCAAAATTGGATGAATTCTTTCATAGCTTTTTCTCCCTTATTTGATTATGCGAGTCCATTAACACTTTAGAGTGAGGTTCCCCATCGGGACCTAATAGAGTAAAAACTTCTCCACACGCCAGACTTTCTAGGTTAACCTCGGATATATTTTCTCCCCATTTTAGGGTTCTTGCGTTATCAAAATAATATTTCGGATTATAACCTTCGTTCATCTCATCACCTCCCTCGCTAATACTCTTTCTGATAACTTCTCCTTCTTTTCGAGGATTTTATTTATGCGGGCCTCGATTACACTGTTACTGTTTAATTCATAAAAAGTCATAGGGTGAAGTTGGCCGCGCCTATCGATTCTTCCTCGGAGCTGCTCCATACGGCTAAATGTCCATGAAGAATTTATAACAATCATTGATGAACAAAATTGAAGATTTAAACCTTCCTGGGCTTTTTCTGAAGCTAAGAGAATCCTAGTATCTCCTCTGAACTTCTCAAGTTCGTCTTCAGTGTCATAACTCCCGGCAACC encodes:
- a CDS encoding SPASM domain-containing protein — its product is MSIKSVRTPSYNYDFDDITGKFSRWGLDKNDDPQFSPIGPELIDCEVSTICHGINGKPCSHCYKSNTGIGENMSLETFRNIFHKLPNSVLQIAFGLGDLNANPDLLEIFWYCRDHNVVPNVTINGWGLTDAWVFKLAEVCGAIAVSRYDDKNVCYSAVEKLVAAGLKQVNIHQLVAEETYANCLETVHDIETDPRLKDLNAIVFLSLKKKGRGEGYTRMSQERFNTLVSYCLDNWIRFGFDSCSSGRFLRYLDRHPKYDIIKKQMKQSIEPCESTLFSAYINVRGDVLPCSFCEGRLNEENLLKCDGLLQDVWYGEEFKWFRKVLIANERVCPIYEV